A window of Macrococcus sp. 19Msa1099 genomic DNA:
CGAAACAAGCAAATCAAGCTCTAGGTATATCAATTGGTCCATCACACACTGAAATAATTATTACTGACTCTGGACCGAAAATTGTGGAGGTAGGAGCACGATTAGGTGGAGATTTTATAACTAGCCACTTAGTTCCAGAATCTACAAATGTTGACCTTTTAAAACTTCATATTTTGCAGAGTATTGGAGAAAAGATAAGTATTGGAAATATTGAAAGTTATGGATCTACTATTAGATATTTTCAAAGTTTAGAGGGCATAGTAAAGAAACTGAGTTTAGAAAATGTTGATGATAATGATAACATAGTAGATTTATGTTTTTATGTGAGAGTTAATGACAAAGTGAATAAACTAACAAGTAGCGGCTCTAGAATCGGACATATTATTTACAAAAGTGAATCTGTAGAAAAGGCTATTAAAGAAGTTGAAGAAGTCATGAAACAAATTGAAATAGAGGTTGAATAAAATGAAAACGATATGGATAGTATCTGATGGAGAGCCTTTACCAACAGATGATGCGAACGTTAGGCTAAGAAGAATGGGAAATTTAGCTGAAATATTATCAGAGGACTGTAAAGTTATTTGGTTTTCTTCAAATTTTCAACACTATACAAAGTCATTTAGATCCAGCAATGACACTTTGGTTGAAATTAATAAAAATTATCACATTCAATTATTATCTACAAAAGGATATCAAAAAAATGTTTCAATTAATAGATTGATTCATTATAAAGTGTTATCAAAAAAATTTATCGATGTTTCATATATGATGGATACTCCTGATATCATTTTATGTACGTTAGCTCCAATAGATTTAGCAAAAGCCGTTATGAAATACTCAAAAAAACATAATGTAAAATATATTATAGACATTAGAGATTTATGGCCGGAAATATATTATGATGTCCTTCCTAATAAATTGAAATATCTAACTGATGTTTTAGTGAAAAAAAATAAATTAGAATTAAAATCAATATTAAAAAATTCATATTCTATAATTGGTGTAACTAGTAAATTCTTAGATTATGGTCTTGACATAGCAGGTATAAAATTAAGAAAACAGGATTGTGTAATCCATACAGCATATCCAATTCTTAATGTAGAAAATAACTTTTATGATTTATGGTCTAAATATAAACTAAAAACTGACGATAAAATAATAACATTTGTTGGCAACTTCAGTGATCAATTTAATATTGAGCCTATTTTTGATTCATTAAATTATTTAAATAATCAAGACATAAAAATAGTGTTATGTGGAGTTGGTAAAAACTTAGAGAAGTATAAAGAAGTTTATGGAAAAGATGAAAGAATAATCTTTCCTGGTTGGATAAATCAAGATGAAATATCATCTTTACTAAATAATTCCATATTAGGTATTGCGCCATACATAGACAGTATTAACTATAGAAATAACCTACCTAATAAGTTTGGTGAATATTTGTCATTTGGTGTTCCAATATTAGTTGGAGTTGAAGGAATGATGAAAGAGCTATTACTTTTAAATAAATGTGGTAATTTTTACAAAAATTCAAAAGACTTGGCTAAGCTAATTGATAGGTATACAATGGATGACGATTTTCAAAGTGAACAATCAAATGCTGCGAAAAAGTTATATGATAAGAATTTTAATGCAGATATAGTCTATAGGGAATTTGCAAAATATATAAAAGAAATTTAAAAAGACAATTAGCACTTATTATCTTATCTGATTTTACTTTTTGATAATGTTAGATGAAAGCAACGAAAGGACCCAATCAATAATGGAGATATTACATTTAAATTCTAATTATATTTTTACTGAAATATATAAAAATGCTATTAATAATATGGATTCAGACTTTGTACATTACATATTTAATCCGTTATATAATGAAGTAGACTTTGACAATAACATAGAAAATATCGAGATTTACGCACCTGTTATACTTACAAAATATGACAGAATTTTTAATCGTAACAGAGCAATTAAAACCATAAAGTACTTAGAAAATAATATTCCATTAAATTTTATTAAACTAATACATGCTCATACTTTAACTAATGATGGTGTTCTGGCCTTGAAGTTGAATGAAAAATACGGAATACCATATATATTAACTGTACGGAATACAGATATCAACTATTCGCTAAAATATAAAAAGTATAATATGCATTTATATAAAAATACACTTAAAAATGCATCCTTAATAATTTTTCCCAATAATTCATATAAAAAAAAACTCTTAGATTTGTTTAAAACTGATGCTATCTTATGCGAAAAGATTATTAATTCTAAGGTAATCCCAAATGGAATAGATTCGTATTGGCATGATAATGTTTATACAGATGTCCGTACACTAAAAGACAAATTAAATTTAATATATGTTGGTAGAATCTATAAAAATAAAAACCTACACAATATTTTAAAAGCGGTTAGTAGATTGGAAAGTGAATATAAAATTGACATAAAAGTAGCCGGAAAAATTATTGACCAGAATTACTTTAATCAACTAGAATTAATACATCCTTTCACTTATCTTGGGGAGTTGGAAAAGGGGCAATTAAAAAATATTTATAGAGAAAGTGATATTTTCGTTATGCCATCATTCAACGAAACTTTTGGTTTAGTATATATAGAAGCATTATCTCAGAATTTACCGATTGTATACACTAAGTATGAAGGTATATATGGATACTTTAATGATTATGAATATGGAGTGCCCGTTCAAGCTAATAATTACAATGAAATCTGTAGTGGTATAAAATATATTGTTAGAAATTATTCAGATATTCAATGTAATTTAGAAAATAAAGATTTTTTAGAAGGTTTTAATTGGGAAACCATAGGTAAGATATATAATAAAATCTATGTAGAGTTGAAGCGATGAAAAGCTTTTTTAAAGACTCCCTCATTAATATAATATCAAATATGCTAATAGTACTAGCTATACAGCTTTTAGTATTTCCTACTTTAAATAAAATTGAAGATAAAATAAATTTTTCAAATGTAATCGTGATGTATGGTTATATAATGATCCTCTCTACAGCATTATCCAATACATTAACTAATACAAGGCTTATTACAAGTAATTCTTTAGATATAATAAAAAAACACAATGTATTTTCATCATTATTTTTTCTTATATCTATAATAAATGTAATCATAACGATTACACTGCTCTTAGTATATAAAATTGATATATTTACTTCATGTGGATTCTTATTCTTTTCAATCTTTATATTTACTAGATTTTATTTGCTGGTGTACATGCGTGAAGAATTAAATTATATGAGAATATTAAAAGTAAATATACTTATATTTTTGAGCTATCTTTTAGGAATATATATATATATATGTTTAGATATTAACTATTCATTTATATTCGTAATAGGTGAATTGGCAGGCTTGGTAACATTAATTAGATATATCTACTTTATTGATAGAAAGCCATTAAATTTTAGAATAACTTTTGATAAAGAAATATATTTTAGTTATATAAACTTAATGGTTATTAATTCTATAATAAATTTACTTAACTATTTTGATAGAATAATATTATTACCAATAATAGGCCCTATGGCAGTGAACGTATATTTTATTGCTTCTACGGCAGGAAAAATGGTTTCGTTAGTTACCACACCTATTAATAACGTCATCCTTTCATATATTGCTAAAAAAGAGATAAAAAAAGAAATGATACTAAAAATATTAATATTTTTAGTAGTGATACTAATACCACTTTTTTACGTTATAAAATATAGCTCTATTTTGTATATAAATATTTTTTATAATAATTATTTAGAGCAAGCTAGCAATATAGTTAGTTATGTAAGTGTAATTTGCTGTTTGTCTCTAGTTATTAGTATTGTTCACCCATTTACGATTAAGTTCATAGAATCTTTATTACTATTAAAGCTACAGATTTTTTATTGTATTTTGTATGTAGTACTATCTCTTATATTGACACCGACTTATGGTTTGATTGGGTATTGTATAGCAACATCTATATATTTATTTGTTAAGTTAGCTTTAACGTTTCTAATCTTACTCAATAAAAATAAGTCTATTATAAGATAAAAAATAAGATGGAGATAACGATGTTGAAAATTAATAAAATATATATTGAAAATATCCTTTTTGCTTTAACCTTTATTTTGCTACTGTTTGGAACGTTAAATTCAATCCCTGGGAACATTGTTGGGAATTTATCTATTATTTTTAGCCTTTTGTTAATGTTTTTAAATCTACTTTATAAATTAATTTTAAAAAAAACTTACAATAAATCATTAACATCATTCTTTATAATCTCACTATTATATATATTAAGTTCTTTATTTTCGTCTGTATTAAACTATAATTCAACTTTGAATAACACTTTACAATTCGCAGCAATAATGCTATTTTTTATAAGTTTTTCTACGATAAAGTGGAATAGTTTTAAAATCAATTTTTCTTATATTATGTCATTTATTTATGTTTCTCTAAACTTAATTTATGCTGCGACTTTGGGAAAATTCTCTCAATTTATGAGTGTATATCCAAATTCTAACTTAGTAGGGGCTTATGGTTTTATAGCATTATTTTTTATAATTTTGAAGTTTAATTATTCAAATAATAAAGTACTACCCATCATCGGTATATTGTTATCAACGTTACTAATCATTATTAGTGATACTAGATCAATTATTATGTCGATAATAATAGTTGTTTCTGTATTTATAAGCTGGGGTAAAATAACTAAGAGTATGTTTAGAGCAAATCTTTTCTTTGTGACATATATAGGTATACTTGTCTTTATAATCGTTATTTATGCGAAGCTTCCAAGTTATAATTTTTATCCAAAATTAGAGAGTTGGATGATTGAAAATACTGGGAAAAGTATTATGTCTGGTAGATTAGAAATATGGTCTGAAGTAATGAACTTAATAAATGAAAAGCCTTGGTTTGGATATGGTCCGGATGTCAAGGCCTCAATAATAATTTCTCTGAATGCGTCTCCTCATAACATTTATATTAATACAATGTTACAAGTAGGTATAATTGGTTTAATTCTTTTTGTGGGCATATTGTATACGATATTTTATAGCTATGTATTAAAAAAGAATGAAATAATGGTAAGGATTTCTGCAGCCTTTTATTTTGGTATAATATTTCATCAGTTATTCGAAATCACTTTAACCCAAAATCAGTTATCTATTGGATTATTTCAATGGCTTATTTTCTCTGTTGGTTTTAATAATATTAAAGAAACCTCATAAGTAATAAATTAAAAGGTACTCAATATTCTTAACCCCTCGATATATATCAGGGGTGATTTTTTGCGTTTTCTGATGAAGCTGATGATTTCAATCTTCGTCATGCTGCTACTATTCTTTGTATTATAAAAGGACTTTGGATTATCCAAAGTCCTTTTATAACGCGATTTTTCTAAACAATATATCCTGCAGCGTATACTTATCTAGCACTGATAGATATGCATTCAATGCTTCACCGAGTACACCTTGCAGCCCACATATCCCTGCAATCGGGCATGTGTTCGTCTCACGATCAAAACATTCGACTAAGTTGAAATGTTCCTCGGTCTTTCTTATTAAAGCACCGATATTAATTTCTTCAGGTGCCATCTTGATGCGTATGCCGCCACCGCGTCCGCGCGTCGTTTCAATATAACCG
This region includes:
- a CDS encoding glycosyltransferase; the encoded protein is MKTIWIVSDGEPLPTDDANVRLRRMGNLAEILSEDCKVIWFSSNFQHYTKSFRSSNDTLVEINKNYHIQLLSTKGYQKNVSINRLIHYKVLSKKFIDVSYMMDTPDIILCTLAPIDLAKAVMKYSKKHNVKYIIDIRDLWPEIYYDVLPNKLKYLTDVLVKKNKLELKSILKNSYSIIGVTSKFLDYGLDIAGIKLRKQDCVIHTAYPILNVENNFYDLWSKYKLKTDDKIITFVGNFSDQFNIEPIFDSLNYLNNQDIKIVLCGVGKNLEKYKEVYGKDERIIFPGWINQDEISSLLNNSILGIAPYIDSINYRNNLPNKFGEYLSFGVPILVGVEGMMKELLLLNKCGNFYKNSKDLAKLIDRYTMDDDFQSEQSNAAKKLYDKNFNADIVYREFAKYIKEI
- a CDS encoding glycosyltransferase family 4 protein, yielding MEILHLNSNYIFTEIYKNAINNMDSDFVHYIFNPLYNEVDFDNNIENIEIYAPVILTKYDRIFNRNRAIKTIKYLENNIPLNFIKLIHAHTLTNDGVLALKLNEKYGIPYILTVRNTDINYSLKYKKYNMHLYKNTLKNASLIIFPNNSYKKKLLDLFKTDAILCEKIINSKVIPNGIDSYWHDNVYTDVRTLKDKLNLIYVGRIYKNKNLHNILKAVSRLESEYKIDIKVAGKIIDQNYFNQLELIHPFTYLGELEKGQLKNIYRESDIFVMPSFNETFGLVYIEALSQNLPIVYTKYEGIYGYFNDYEYGVPVQANNYNEICSGIKYIVRNYSDIQCNLENKDFLEGFNWETIGKIYNKIYVELKR
- a CDS encoding O-antigen ligase family protein, which translates into the protein MLKINKIYIENILFALTFILLLFGTLNSIPGNIVGNLSIIFSLLLMFLNLLYKLILKKTYNKSLTSFFIISLLYILSSLFSSVLNYNSTLNNTLQFAAIMLFFISFSTIKWNSFKINFSYIMSFIYVSLNLIYAATLGKFSQFMSVYPNSNLVGAYGFIALFFIILKFNYSNNKVLPIIGILLSTLLIIISDTRSIIMSIIIVVSVFISWGKITKSMFRANLFFVTYIGILVFIIVIYAKLPSYNFYPKLESWMIENTGKSIMSGRLEIWSEVMNLINEKPWFGYGPDVKASIIISLNASPHNIYINTMLQVGIIGLILFVGILYTIFYSYVLKKNEIMVRISAAFYFGIIFHQLFEITLTQNQLSIGLFQWLIFSVGFNNIKETS
- a CDS encoding Rrf2 family transcriptional regulator, encoding MKLTLYSDYSLRVLMYIARQEHRVQIDEIANFYGISKNHLTKVVNNLATLGYIETTRGRGGGIRIKMAPEEINIGALIRKTEEHFNLVECFDRETNTCPIAGICGLQGVLGEALNAYLSVLDKYTLQDILFRKIAL